From the genome of Poecilia reticulata strain Guanapo linkage group LG22, Guppy_female_1.0+MT, whole genome shotgun sequence:
ATTGTGCGAGAGGTCAAATGGGGTCAAAGAAGCACAAGATGGAGCTTTTCAGCAgtaattgattgatttttgtcCCCATTGTTCTTCAGCTGCTGGTTGGGGAGAGCTTCTGACCTAAAAGTGAGCTTAATATTTGACTGTCTCAGTGGGGTGCTCATTAGAAATAACAATACGGTTTGCAAAGGGAAGAGTGTGTGCACCCTGGGGGAGGAGTGGGATGCAGGAGAGCAGGAAATAGCACCGGGATTCAGATTTGTCTAACCTCTGTAATAAAGAGGATAAAATACACCCTGCAGCATCTGTCCAAAGTCCATTCAAGTGAGAGTGGTTTGtcagaaagacaaacagaacTTATCTGACTGAAACTCCAGGGCACTGCTTCTGTACAGCTTTGAGGCTATAAAATTATATGAAGCAGAAAGTCTGATTTCAAGTAAAGCAGCCACAAAGGAGggattcatcatcatcatcatcatcatcataataataatgGCGAATTCACTAGTCTAAACGGAATCTACATCTACAACTGCAAGCTAATTCAAATGCATGGATTCCGATCATTTGTAATattaagacttaaaaaaaatcagtatggTTTTAAAACATGCTCACGCGAGTTTAAacaaacgataaaaaaaaagagagaatgaaACGGCATTGTTTAAAGAACAccagaaacacagcagctaaacctaaacaaaatgcacaatttCAGCATGTTTAACAAACAATGACGTTAATTCAGATGAGACTGGGTAAAGTTTGTAAAGCGTACGTACCGAATACCccaactttttctttctttttttttatcttccagcGACTTAAAACTCCTGGTTAAAGTTTCTCCTCTCTACTAGCTCTCTACACGAAATAATCGGCTGAGTTCattagtttcttctttttacgTGATACATGCCTCTCAGAGACAAACATCCCAGAGCAGGTCCGAGTATAAAACACACCACCGCCGCATCTTTGAAGTACTGCGAAGGAACTgcctttgctgctgctgccttcacTGCCTCCCGGAAATATTCAAACAGCGCTTTACGACAGCGAAAAACATGGCACTGAGTCAGAGTGACTCCAGCTGCAAAAGATAACTTTTACATTCCACTTCCGAGCACCTCTGCCGTCTAAATGTCCTAATTTTGCAATTAGCTGTTATGATTATAGGTCAGTACAtatttttggtaattctaaTCGGAAACCAGTagggaaaaacaacaagagccccccaaaaaaaaaaatttaattaaaaattaaacatagcatttttattgaaatctgaaagaataataaaaattgagaaaatgtttttatttacacatttaaaataaaccataGTTACAGAGAAAGACGaatgaaaacatattaatttttaattctaTTGATCACTGCGTCCAATTTACTATTTGGAAACACATTGTCAAATCTGTTGCTTTTACCTAACATTATTAAAATCAGCTAGCATGTTCACTTAAAGTCCAAAGATCAGACCTGAAACCTAAACATATTTAAGTTGAATTTAATGTTATCAAATCCAAGTTCAGTTCTGATACCCAAGCAAATGGAATACACTCACAATTAGCCATCAGAACTTGTTCTTGGaggcataaaaactgaaactaactGCATAGTTTTATAACTCGGATGGAATTGGAATGTATATAATTAATATTGAATATCTATACAATTGGACTGAATTTCTGGATATCAATTGgatcaaacatttttgtaaagtgctACACTTTGATTCACAACGAAGTTTGTTTCGTTGTTTCTACATGGTATCAGTATcataattttgttcatttttataagAGTTTGCACAATACATGCTGGATAATGAAAGCATTcctaaaacacaataaaacatgactatGCAAATTATATTTATGGACCCCTATTTTTTTATATGGGATACAAAAGGGATAGCTGCAGTATTGACAGTACCTTATTTAGATCCTTTCAATTATGTCGTCTGCTTGCAATGACTCTAGTcacaaaaaaaaggtcaaaaagtATTACTGGTGAAACTGTTCATTGTAAGATTTTACACTGAAACACGTTGAAGTTCAACAGAGCTGTGTCGCCATCTCCTGGTGGCGACACACAACTGTATGAATCACACTGCAATTACTACAATAATCATTATGATCAGTATCAATAGTAGTAGCTGCAGTAGTAGTGTTATTGAATTTCCAACATATATATTGAAATTTAGTACACTCTTATATTCATATCCCATAATTACTTATTACTGTGTTGGAATTTTTACGTTATTCTTGTATAATAGTATGAATAGTCTCTTGCTCATGTATATGTTAATGTTTCTATTTCTGATCAATGTGTATTGTAATGTGTCTAACTAATAATAGTTCCAAACAATCCAACAactacttgaaaatgttttccattaaaaGCGACAGCTTATTATTCCATGGTATGTCCTACAGGAAGCGTAAAAGGGATAGTTCATAAATTTTTAAACTCGAGGTTCTACAAAAGGCTTGATTTATCCTATGAGCAGCAGATAACTCGGTGTCTTCAATTTAGTATAAATCCAGAAAAGTGGGTTTTAGAAGAAGTCCACAGTGAACTTGTACATCAGACCAGTTTAtgtgaacactttttttttttaaatcaaccttTAATCTGTTGGCAGATTTGAATAAGCGATTTTTAAACAGAAGTAggacaataaaaagaaaatgctacaCCATCAATGATCTGATCAGCTGAAACGTACTAAAAACTTACTGTGAAAAGCGGTTTCAGTCAGAGTAACTGACTAAAAGCTACACTGGTGTAAATGACCcctatattttgttttactgaaagcATATTGACCTATAACCACtttctttgaaatgaaaaaaagctcAGTGAAAACGTTGGAAGAgaatacaaacatttatttgaattctTAAGGGGATTTtacttcaaatgttttgtgaagAGGTTCAAACTGTGGAAGTAACCTGAGCAAGTTACACAGGTTTTTTGGTCATTAATAAATGTGAACGAAcgtctttttgtaaatttgtacataaaaaggttttttataatattttttccaaaagttgGGTCCCCAAATGTCAGTGATAGACTCTTGAGGTTTTGTTAATCTTTTATCACTAACCTCAATTACACAGGTCAGAACAGTTAATAgcctgtgtttaaaaaaaaaaaagtcaattaaataaagaaaattattgaaatgttcTATGAAAACCTGTTCTATGAAAACTTAACCAGTTACGTTTTTGAAACCTTTTTAGGAAGGCAGAAGTAAGATTAAGTCCAGGCCTTAATGCATagaagacaaaaaggaaaaatggcAACTGTGTAagatatatatttctaaaaaataatttcaaaagtaatacatttggtttaaatcttttttttatttaagacaaAGATCACAACATAAGTAAAGCTAAAGAAGTCTACATCAAATTATATCTACAAATGtatcaattaaaatatttaatagtaaAGTTAAAAACGaatcatatatatataaggaaaatatttttttaaaacccaagACAACAGTTTGCATGTCGGTGAAATTCAATGGAATGTAACAACAATGTGTAAAATAAGGTTAAAGTAAGAAAActgcaggaaacaaaacatgttcatgtgaAAAGTGTACATATAAACGAGATCTCCTGGGCTTGGTTGAAAGACAGGAGTTTTGCTTTCAACTGTACAATAAACAGTAAAAGTTGTTCAATCAGAActgataaaaaatgaaagaaggaaaacatcaaatattgTATTCTAATGGGAGGGTTGCTTCTGATGCTGTGCCATGATGTTCTAATCAATCCTTCCCACTTAACCTCATCTTACAGATTCCTGGGCCAATTTATTCCAATAGCAAGCAGCACTGAAAGCAACACTTCACATTTCACCAAAgactttctgctttttgtaTGCATCCTCTTCAAAACATATTCACATACAGATTTaattagaagaagaaaacaagtctTCCTGCACTTCCAAACACAGAGTCTTTGTTTGTGATAAAGCATTTAGATGAGAGTAAGATGGTGTCACAGAGGTTTGCTGCTAGTGGACACCAGGGTGTGGCTGGGCTGTCTGTTCTTTAGCCAGCAGTACCCCAGGACGGCAAGGACAATGACGATGGCTATACCCAGGATAATAGCAATGGCAATGACACCTGTCCAataatgacaaacattttggttaaaacagaTCAACATATGGATACTCAATGCAACTTGATGAACTGGAAAATTGAGCTGAATAAACttttgacagaaaaactgaaacccATCGTCATATTTAAGACACAGAGAAGACaaattacaggtaaaaaaaaaaatcatttttaaactggCTTCTTTATCTCACTTGGAGCTTATTCCATTAAAGCACTTTTGGGATTTGGTGAAACAAGATTCTCACCATGGACTAATTTGTAGTAACAGATTTTGGTCAGTACAGATTGACCAAAAGGTCTAAGCTTTCTGCATTTAATCTCCCCGTAGAGGGGAAATATAAAACTAAGATATACTAAAGACTTTGTGGTTCAACACATTAATTACACTTTATGCAAATCATTCCAGAAACATGTCCTCTATACGTTAACCTAGTTTAATACcatcaaggaaaaaaaaaaaaagaggttttttaCTTGTATTGGAGTCAATCTCTTGTTTCTCAGCTTTGGTCTCTTTGTCAAATATAtcattttctgtaataaaagaaaacacatatgCATAACACATTCTAAAAATAGACAAAGCAATGTCAAAACTtgaatatatttcatatttttcgATTAATAAGAGCACATGATAACAAATCTAAGGTCTAAAGAGGCAGAAATAACACAGTTTTGCATCTACAGTGATTCTTTGAGTCATGGACAAATGGCGTGCCAATCTAACTTCAAATAAGAACAAAATTACCTGTTACACCATGACATTCTGCCATACATTGTTCCTTAGAATCAAATCTGTTCTCGTTTCCTTCACAGCCTCCGTAATTGAAGCGGAGGCAACTCTGTGACAGAGGATCATAGTACCACTTTGTAAAGCTATCCCTGCATGTTCCCGTTTCTGGCTCATCCGTACAGTGCGctgtaattaaaagaaatgtacaaaaatgatAAAGTCCATAATATTAAAACAGATGACTGAAGCTTGTATTTGTGATATATGAAGAGTATATTCAGGAAGAAAGAAGGGAAGTGAATTAGAAGGCAGAAATCAACAGGGAATGGAAAATTCAAACCACCTCTCTTTCCAGCCAACTTAAGGTCCAACAGAGTACGAAAGTTGCTTTGAACTGATAAACACACAGGACATAATCCATGTTAACAAGAATTCTCATATGGCATCTAAAACATGCTGTaatcaaagcatttatttaaattagtcaAATGTGAACTAGATCTGGTTTGCATGGCAAGCTCATACAGTCATTGCAGTTTTTCTCGTCTGATCCATCGGAGCATTGTGGCGTGTCATCGCACTTCAGTCCTCTATCCAAACAGCAATCATTATCACACGTGAATTGACCAGCGGTGCATGGAGCTCCACACTTTTCTTCTgtggcacaaacacacagatattAATCAGCTGGGCCAGCTTATAATTCTACAAATACCAGCATGCGCTGTTACAAGTGAAAGCAAAAAACTAATGAACTTAAAGGCATTCATTGGCCACGGAGACAATAAAAACTTTCTATGAACATTAAAATGTCTGACTGTGCATGTACATTTCTTCTTTATCAAAATACCTTCTAAAATAAAAGTGCTATTTTTTACCTCCAAGAGTCAGATGTCGCCCAGATGGACCACctttatgaaaaagaaagaaaaccaaagaaaaatgaTTGCTTGCTGCAAACAATAACTCTGCTAAGCAAACACAGAGAGCCATTCTTGCTCAGGTATTTAGAGAAATATAGGGTATGCATTGTCTGCCTGCATGAAATAAGAGGTTGTTTTGGTTAGTCTAAAAAGTCAATCAAAATGTACTTTATGAGACGTTAAAGCTGGAGTATATAActtctattaaaaatattacatatttgttgaaactggcCGCTGATGACAGCAGATAATGATTTTCCTCTAATGATAtgctgtttttccaccattagcacatttagttGTGAGACATATTGTTGccaagaccttcctcctggctctgattggttgtttttggccGAGGTGACTTGGGAGCGGTGAATTTCTTCAGGCAGCAATAATAGCTCATGGAGggggtggaggagattgatcttttcacagctTATCTGTCTCCTAACATACTGTCATATACTGTCAAAAAcgttttaagaaatatgtaaaaaaaaccaaaaaaaaacgaaacatttgtaaaagttacatactgaaCCTTTGAGGAGCAACAGTCCTTACAATTGAAAGTTCAGATCTGGTGAGTTCAAGTCACTAAAACATGCTATTTGTACTGAGATTATAATAATTAAGTGACTCATGAAGGCTATTGGTTACCCTTCTTTGtatcagaataataataataaaaataaaaaaagtaaaaaacaaaaataaaactatgcaTCATAACATTCCATAACATTTTAGACAATTCAATTAACTTCTGACATCCAATTTCATATTCAACAAAGAGGAACTGTTTGTTGGCTCAGCCTTCAATCAGGAAGCaggtttttctcattttgtcaaaattattgACGAAATGAGAAACGCATGTCTCCATTCATCAGCTTTAATTTGCTACTTTTAAGGTGCAAATATGCTTCATCTGGGCAAAAAGGTTACTTGAAGCATTACTtaatattgtaataataataatatacttGTAACTGGTTACCCTTTTTAACTCACAGAGCTCTCACAACACCTTGAacttgtttaaataaagttttttttctatatttatggTCATGCATGCGACCGACAAGGACAAACTTGCAGTATTTGCGATTAAGAAACCTATTACTTGGTTATTACATTACCAAGTAATCAGttttttaacaggaaaaaagctgatttaaaaaaaaagtcgaaGTAAAARaataaataaataaaaaactaccTGTGCCATGACAGGCTTTCTGGCATTCCTCCTCCTTAATGTAGTTGTTCTTATTCTCCAGGCAACCCCCAAAGAAGAACTCCTCACACTTCTCTGAGGCAGCGTTATAATGCCAGCGTTTGAATGAACCCCGGCACGGACCAACTTTCTTTGGAACCATGCAGCGGTCTGGAAGGACAACATATAAAGACTTAGGatcaagactaaaaacacacacacacacacgttgtTGACAAACTGCATGAAACCTCTAATCATCTAATTTTACTCACATAGTGAAGAACTTTGTAAACAAGTACATCTCaagtaaaatattatataaaaaatatttttttgtaatttatatcATAAAGTGAAACCTCTGAATAAGTTTAACATTCAGcaatatatttctgtaaattatgtCCCTTACAGGCAATAAGAGCCCAAAATTATgtctttaagaaaatgttaaaattatttttaatatggaATTTATGTAACGGACAATTTAATAAGTTATATAATCACTGAGAGAACTAATGTCTTGAGAGTTGTCCAGCAGACAGCCACACCCTCCAAAAGGAGGCTAAGTCGCAATGTTAAAGAAGATGGCTGATTGTATGTCCCAGTATACCAATGAGTAGTGTGGAAGGAAAAGGCATCGTAAAAAGTTTGCATTAGCAACAGGGATAAGTGCTATTTCAAAGATTTGGAGGAAATTCACAAGGCACATGCTGTCAATTTCCTTTCCAGTAGAACCAGAAAATGAAGACCTCAACCTGATTTTGACATAAGAGGAAGATTGAATGGATGAAAGCCATTATTGTCATTGGAAAGAAGCAGCTCAGAAAAAACCAGGATGCAACTCCAAAATAGtgataaaaagattaaaataataagaaataaagaaacatacAAATTTTCAAGATAACAAAGAGCTGCTGCACTTACACATGCCACCATcatgt
Proteins encoded in this window:
- the spint1a gene encoding kunitz-type protease inhibitor 1a, encoding MNLLFGCRFAAFLFLVGFLHLTAGQSTADTCLSKFERGKENFMLNVNESVKEGATFLSTPKVGSYMECVESCCKEPRCNVALMEKEGEGTIKLCFLFNCLYKNKYTCHFVKKSGYVSYTLKSLYKDYIKHDATTGEKKDSSPVAIAGYDIVVQPKESVTLSGFQSKDEDPQSLTFKWTMITIYPNAIIEKTNFPDEITVSNLTSGKYMFNLTVTDTAGQSDSTTINVLVLTAEESEHRCMVPKKVGPCRGSFKRWHYNAASEKCEEFFFGGCLENKNNYIKEEECQKACHGTGGPSGRHLTLGEEKCGAPCTAGQFTCDNDCCLDRGLKCDDTPQCSDGSDEKNCNDFQSNFRTLLDLKLAGKRAHCTDEPETGTCRDSFTKWYYDPLSQSCLRFNYGGCEGNENRFDSKEQCMAECHGVTENDIFDKETKAEKQEIDSNTSVIAIAIILGIAIVIVLAVLGYCWLKNRQPSHTLVSTSSKPL